One segment of Myotis daubentonii chromosome 11, mMyoDau2.1, whole genome shotgun sequence DNA contains the following:
- the PPP3R2 gene encoding calcineurin subunit B type 2 — MGNEASYPEEMGSRFDHEEIKRLSKRFRKLDLDSSGALSLDELLSLPDLWNNPLAQRVFEVFDADGDGKVDFEEFIVGTSLFSVRGDEEQKLRFAFSIYDMDRDGYISNGELFQVLKMMVGNNLQDRELQQIVDKTIIILDRDGDGRLSFEEFKVAVQDLEIHKQLVVEV; from the coding sequence ATGGGGAATGAGGCCAGCTACCCCGAGGAGATGGGCTCCCGCTTTGACCACGAGGAGATTAAGAGGCTGAGCAAGAGGTTCAGGAAGCTGGACCTGGACTCCTCGGGCGCCCTGAGCTTGGACGAGCTCCTGTCCCTGCCCGACCTGTGGAACAACCCGCTGGCGCAGCGAGTGTTCGAGGTCTTCGACGCCGACGGCGACGGCAAGGTGGACTTCGAGGAGTTCATCGTGGGGACCTCCCTGTTCAGCGTCCGGGGGGACGAGGAGCAGAAGCTGCGGTTCGCTTTCAGCATCTACGACATGGATAGGGACGGCTACATTTCCAACGGGGAGCTCTTCCAGGTGCTGAAGATGATGGTGGGGAACAACTTGCAGGACCGGGAGCTGCAGCAGATCGTGGACAAAACCATCATCATCCTGGACAGGGACGGCGACGGGAGACTCTCCTTCGAAGAGTTCAAAGTCGCCGTGCAGGACCTGGAGATCCACAAGCAGCTGGTGGTGGAGGTGTGA